A stretch of Longibacter salinarum DNA encodes these proteins:
- a CDS encoding PAS domain S-box protein, protein MNSSTDPGFHPHLLGKKSGSPKTIRSILDAIGLFSRTPEPVLDRLTAMAARVVGADRAGIVLLNGKYAEFISVAGELPRTISHRGAPPFTRSGVVVSTDEIRDEPLIHAGDGIITRQLTDDSIYSHDAFQEVTPGVEVACEIPLLSLTNNQVGALTAFFTSSEVEDLDAVHATLADLAGLACLEINGRAREVRHQDILESITDGFFALDEDWCFTYVNRHAESLLQRSREELLGKNVWDEFPEAVDLPFYEEYHRAAKEGENTRFTAYFPPLDCWFDVHAFPFRGGLSVYFDDVSDRIASKERLRVLSAAVEQIYDAVVITRPTTSTGDGPEIVYVNRAFEQMTGYSRDEVIGQTPKILQGPKTDPEQLDALREALENEEQWSGETVNYRKDGSSYVVAWSVAPVRNEEGVIEYWVSGQRDVTARRAIEEQLRRRESYLSITLNSIGDAVIATDTDGRITEMNDVAQTLTGWSSPEATGLPLSDVFKIHDADTGRPIDNPVNDVLRTGSPMSRNQNIVLTAKDGTECHIAENASPIEASEGDIVGVVLVFRDISEAHRHHAELERERDLLARIYDTSAAGITIVDSDGAITKANKRAEQILGLSQSEVTHRAYNDPAWNLKTIDGEPIPENEIPFAVIKRTGKPVFDAEHALHWPDGSRRVLNVNGAPLRNEQNEFDGAIFFIQDVTDQHERERSLREYRQLLEESQRIANLGHWDWDVTTGEITWSAETYRIFGMDPDTFEPSLSAYRNLVVPRDRDNVQEAITHIKKHREPTTVEHDILRPDGTRRRVEVTGLLFDADTGADQEPHRIIGTVLDVTERRAKERTLRQREARLQDLYHATGTLTACKTPSALAHVIHELINETLNYPVCGIRRAVDGWLVPEVVSSPPEANLSMPRPRYSIDGPENAAISYRQNETIYVDDIATTDQSPVDGSSIQSVLYVPITGYGVVTIGSDSLDDIDPFHIRLIEILANNAESVYQRIERETSLLAARDEAEEMNRLKSAFLANMSHEIRTPLTSIIGFAELLQERDLDETTDHFLSLMHKSGNRLLNTLNSVLDLSQLEAGLFDLQFASIDLRPAIRGVVESFSANVLKADIDLSVEMASSPVMAYADESAFRRIVMNLVSNAIKFTEPGGSVIIRVRDAGPCAQLQVRDTGIGIDDDFMSDLFEAFTQESSGTARAFEGSGLGLTITSQLVELMDGSIDVDSTKGEGTTFTVTLPRVAPMADRP, encoded by the coding sequence ATGAACTCCTCTACCGACCCCGGTTTTCATCCGCACCTTCTCGGCAAAAAATCGGGATCGCCCAAGACCATTCGTTCCATTCTGGACGCGATTGGGCTGTTCTCACGTACACCTGAACCTGTCCTGGACCGGCTCACAGCGATGGCCGCCCGTGTTGTTGGCGCGGATCGGGCGGGCATTGTCCTTCTCAACGGGAAATACGCGGAGTTCATATCCGTCGCTGGCGAATTGCCCAGAACCATCTCGCACCGCGGGGCCCCACCCTTCACCCGCTCGGGGGTCGTCGTTTCGACAGACGAGATTCGCGACGAGCCCTTGATCCATGCGGGAGATGGAATTATAACTCGACAACTGACCGACGACTCGATTTACTCGCACGATGCGTTTCAGGAGGTCACTCCCGGCGTTGAGGTCGCCTGCGAAATCCCGCTTCTTTCCTTGACGAATAACCAGGTCGGAGCTCTGACCGCATTCTTCACCTCGTCGGAGGTCGAGGACCTAGACGCTGTTCATGCCACCCTCGCTGACCTCGCCGGACTGGCATGCCTGGAAATAAACGGGCGGGCTCGCGAGGTCCGTCACCAGGACATTCTTGAAAGCATTACGGACGGCTTTTTCGCTCTTGACGAGGACTGGTGCTTTACCTACGTCAACCGGCATGCCGAGTCACTTCTTCAGCGGTCGCGCGAGGAGTTGCTCGGAAAAAACGTGTGGGACGAGTTTCCAGAAGCGGTCGACCTTCCTTTTTACGAAGAATATCATCGTGCGGCCAAAGAGGGCGAAAATACGCGGTTCACAGCGTACTTCCCTCCGCTCGACTGCTGGTTCGACGTTCACGCATTCCCGTTTCGTGGCGGCCTATCGGTGTATTTTGATGACGTGAGCGATCGCATCGCGTCCAAGGAGCGGCTTCGTGTACTGTCTGCTGCAGTCGAGCAAATCTACGATGCCGTGGTGATTACGCGCCCGACAACATCCACGGGCGATGGACCCGAGATCGTCTACGTAAATCGGGCGTTCGAGCAGATGACTGGATACAGCCGGGATGAAGTGATCGGTCAGACTCCAAAGATTCTCCAGGGCCCCAAAACGGATCCGGAGCAACTGGATGCACTTCGCGAGGCGCTTGAGAACGAGGAGCAATGGTCCGGGGAAACGGTCAACTATCGGAAGGATGGCTCCTCGTATGTCGTGGCGTGGTCCGTCGCGCCTGTGCGCAACGAGGAGGGCGTGATTGAATACTGGGTCTCGGGGCAGCGCGATGTGACGGCACGGCGGGCCATCGAAGAGCAACTTCGACGGCGCGAGTCATACCTGTCGATCACGCTCAACTCGATCGGCGATGCCGTCATCGCAACCGACACGGATGGCCGGATCACGGAAATGAACGACGTAGCGCAGACGCTCACCGGCTGGTCGTCGCCCGAAGCCACCGGCCTCCCACTCAGCGACGTATTCAAGATTCACGACGCGGACACCGGACGCCCCATCGATAATCCGGTAAACGACGTGCTTCGCACGGGCTCCCCGATGAGCCGGAATCAAAACATTGTTCTCACGGCAAAGGACGGCACCGAGTGCCACATCGCTGAAAACGCGTCACCGATCGAAGCATCCGAGGGCGATATCGTCGGCGTCGTTCTCGTCTTTCGCGATATCTCGGAGGCGCATCGACACCACGCGGAGCTCGAACGGGAGCGGGACCTCCTCGCCCGCATCTACGACACCAGTGCCGCCGGCATCACGATCGTCGATTCAGATGGAGCCATCACGAAGGCGAATAAGCGTGCAGAACAGATCCTCGGACTCTCGCAAAGCGAGGTGACGCACCGCGCATACAACGATCCTGCTTGGAACTTAAAAACGATTGACGGCGAGCCGATTCCGGAAAACGAAATTCCGTTCGCCGTGATTAAACGGACCGGCAAGCCCGTGTTTGATGCAGAGCATGCACTACACTGGCCCGATGGAAGCCGGCGTGTCCTCAACGTAAATGGCGCACCGCTCCGCAACGAGCAGAACGAATTTGACGGAGCCATTTTCTTCATCCAGGACGTGACCGACCAGCACGAACGCGAGCGATCGCTTCGAGAATATCGACAGCTCCTGGAAGAGTCACAGCGCATCGCAAACCTTGGCCACTGGGATTGGGATGTCACAACCGGCGAGATTACGTGGTCGGCGGAGACCTATCGGATCTTTGGCATGGATCCAGACACCTTCGAGCCAAGCCTGTCTGCCTACCGCAACCTGGTCGTTCCCCGGGACAGAGACAACGTTCAGGAGGCGATTACCCATATCAAGAAGCATCGCGAACCGACGACCGTCGAGCACGACATCCTGCGACCGGACGGAACCCGGCGCAGGGTCGAGGTCACGGGCCTCCTGTTTGATGCCGACACGGGAGCCGATCAAGAACCACATCGCATTATCGGAACCGTTCTCGACGTAACGGAGCGGCGCGCGAAAGAGCGAACACTCCGCCAGCGAGAAGCGCGTCTCCAGGACCTCTATCATGCGACGGGAACGCTCACGGCGTGTAAGACGCCGTCTGCTCTCGCCCACGTGATCCATGAACTCATCAACGAAACGCTGAATTACCCCGTATGCGGGATCCGCCGCGCCGTGGACGGGTGGCTCGTGCCGGAGGTCGTGTCGTCCCCTCCCGAAGCCAACCTCAGTATGCCGCGGCCCCGATACTCCATTGATGGGCCGGAAAACGCCGCGATATCGTATCGGCAAAATGAGACGATCTACGTCGACGACATTGCCACCACGGATCAGTCACCCGTTGACGGCTCGAGCATTCAATCGGTCCTGTACGTCCCTATCACGGGATATGGTGTCGTCACGATCGGCAGTGATTCCCTCGATGACATCGATCCATTTCACATTCGCCTGATCGAGATTCTGGCGAACAATGCGGAGAGCGTCTACCAACGAATTGAACGCGAGACGTCACTTCTGGCTGCGCGCGATGAGGCGGAGGAAATGAACCGACTCAAGTCTGCTTTCCTCGCTAACATGAGTCACGAGATTCGCACACCGTTGACGTCGATCATCGGATTCGCAGAGCTTCTGCAAGAACGTGACCTGGATGAGACGACGGACCACTTCCTGTCCCTCATGCACAAGAGTGGCAATCGGCTCTTGAATACGCTGAACTCCGTACTCGATCTGTCGCAGCTGGAGGCAGGACTGTTCGACCTTCAGTTCGCATCGATAGACCTGCGACCAGCGATTCGCGGAGTCGTGGAGTCGTTTAGTGCGAATGTCCTGAAGGCGGACATCGATCTGAGTGTTGAGATGGCTTCGTCACCGGTGATGGCGTACGCTGACGAAAGCGCCTTTCGACGCATCGTCATGAATCTGGTGAGCAACGCCATCAAATTTACAGAGCCGGGCGGATCGGTTATCATTCGCGTTCGCGATGCCGGGCCCTGTGCGCAACTCCAGGTCCGGGACACGGGCATCGGTATAGACGATGACTTCATGTCCGATCTGTTCGAGGCATTCACACAGGAGTCAAGTGGAACCGCCCGCGCGTTCGAAGGCTCCGGTCTCGGGCTCACCATTACGAGTCAGCTGGTCGAGCTTATGGACGGGTCGATCGATGTCGATAGCACGAAGGGCGAAGGCACCACGTTTACGGTGACCCTCCCGCGCGTCGCTCCGATGGCGGACCGACCGTAG
- a CDS encoding formylglycine-generating enzyme family protein encodes MRLIVCGFVVACLALTGCGGSGAATENDEDSSEEKSEYTGPRGWDRSTTRTPGESVQTPFEDPAASGAGGPAQQKYERPYAREDLKNSDPLVVPRSGPPPFEDPGVPPVSGTPMLSGDEQSVRLPAGTFIMGLTDADPFNIQIAGRKRVSLSQFHIDRFEVTNEDYRAYLDSIPPSRRTAARPDSTAWQQADVRVAWSQYFYSDQFAQHPVVAVTWKQARDYCSWAGQRLPTEAEWEYAARAGIVGGIYPWDGFSIQKQDGKFLANYDPGRRGKDSDGYAFTAPVGSYPPNDWGLHDVAGNVAEWVEDAYTPRYNDLSDFNPLHRDEDESRHVIRGGSWKSNAFRLGVGFRDFQEQSAATLRIGFRCANDRARETKKASPTSPTGGE; translated from the coding sequence ATGCGTCTCATCGTTTGCGGTTTTGTCGTCGCGTGTCTCGCTCTCACCGGCTGCGGTGGGTCAGGAGCGGCGACAGAGAACGACGAGGATTCGTCGGAAGAAAAAAGTGAGTACACGGGTCCCCGCGGCTGGGATCGATCAACGACACGCACTCCCGGTGAGTCGGTCCAGACTCCGTTCGAGGACCCCGCAGCCTCTGGTGCAGGAGGCCCGGCCCAGCAGAAATACGAGCGGCCCTATGCCAGAGAGGATCTAAAGAACAGTGATCCGCTCGTCGTCCCTCGCAGCGGTCCGCCCCCATTTGAGGATCCTGGCGTTCCGCCTGTATCGGGCACGCCCATGCTATCGGGCGACGAACAATCCGTCCGTCTGCCGGCGGGTACGTTCATCATGGGACTCACGGACGCCGATCCGTTCAACATTCAGATTGCCGGTCGGAAGCGGGTCTCGCTCTCTCAATTCCATATCGACCGGTTCGAGGTTACGAACGAAGACTACCGAGCGTACCTGGACTCGATTCCTCCCTCCCGTCGCACGGCGGCCCGTCCGGACTCGACGGCATGGCAACAGGCCGATGTTCGCGTCGCATGGTCGCAATACTTCTACAGTGATCAGTTCGCCCAGCACCCGGTCGTAGCTGTGACGTGGAAACAGGCACGAGACTATTGCTCCTGGGCAGGCCAGCGCCTTCCGACCGAAGCGGAGTGGGAATACGCCGCCCGAGCAGGGATCGTCGGCGGGATTTACCCGTGGGACGGATTTTCTATCCAGAAGCAGGATGGGAAATTCCTCGCCAACTACGACCCGGGGCGTCGTGGAAAGGACAGCGACGGCTACGCATTTACCGCTCCGGTCGGATCATACCCCCCGAATGACTGGGGACTGCATGATGTGGCAGGGAATGTGGCGGAATGGGTCGAAGATGCGTACACGCCACGGTACAACGATCTGTCTGATTTCAACCCGCTCCATCGCGACGAGGATGAGTCGCGTCACGTCATCAGGGGCGGATCGTGGAAATCAAATGCCTTCCGTCTGGGCGTGGGGTTCCGCGACTTTCAGGAACAGTCCGCAGCCACACTTCGAATTGGGTTTCGGTGCGCCAACGACCGAGCGCGCGAAACGAAAAAAGCATCACCAACCTCCCCGACCGGCGGTGAATAA
- a CDS encoding universal stress protein, with amino-acid sequence MTQLNSILAATDLSVGCDAVLHSAAQLAENTGAELHIVHVASEWDRHAVEPSEALDAQVRRVLPYGGAQSVEVRHDRAFHGILVHAAHVHADLVVIGNTRMSSIAARLQATTAERIVRSAEVPCLVVRSPFIWPVEQFGVAVDGTVADQGLVHLLSDWIPRFGGAPQVTFVNVHGHSEGDGLTPVDVSARRAEQVFPSEVDVSVIDVNSADPVSGLTEWARGSTVQWLVVATAARQGIDRLWNGSRAARLIQEAPCSVLLVPSTYWRRSPIHLDRIAVAVSAEEQGGAPRRWIDDRIARAQTPIQAVAIDASESVVDAAWDARADLIVVSDDRLPGDTRSPVNPELVQVLEQTYVPVLVLRDLPEGPIERILVAVDTGELWYEKFGWARRLHERFGTKVTVLHAIDLSLRSKVRRTPGGEFVTGLSTWMNDDIERTVLPAMRAWLWERVRLAGLPEDAVDVEVTMTDPWYAIPTFAESIGADLVVAAAHSRPGPDPAPLSPITRAVLMGGTYSVLAVVDRERAVARSLRDQKKRTAKV; translated from the coding sequence ATGACACAGCTGAATTCAATCCTTGCAGCGACCGACCTTAGCGTCGGGTGCGATGCCGTTCTCCATTCGGCCGCCCAGTTGGCCGAAAACACCGGGGCTGAACTCCACATCGTTCACGTCGCCTCCGAGTGGGATCGTCATGCCGTCGAGCCGAGTGAGGCACTTGATGCTCAGGTTCGTCGCGTATTGCCGTACGGCGGCGCTCAGTCCGTCGAAGTACGACATGACCGGGCGTTTCATGGCATCCTTGTGCATGCAGCGCATGTGCATGCCGATCTCGTTGTGATCGGAAATACCCGGATGTCGTCCATAGCGGCACGCCTTCAGGCCACGACGGCCGAACGCATCGTTCGGTCAGCGGAAGTACCGTGTCTGGTCGTTCGTTCGCCGTTTATCTGGCCGGTCGAGCAGTTTGGCGTCGCCGTAGACGGGACGGTTGCCGACCAGGGGCTGGTGCATCTGTTGAGCGACTGGATTCCACGTTTCGGCGGCGCCCCGCAGGTCACGTTTGTGAATGTACATGGACATTCAGAAGGGGATGGTCTGACTCCGGTTGACGTCAGTGCGAGAAGAGCGGAGCAGGTGTTTCCGTCGGAGGTAGATGTGTCGGTGATTGATGTCAACAGCGCGGATCCAGTCTCTGGTCTGACCGAGTGGGCGCGAGGCTCCACCGTACAGTGGCTCGTCGTCGCAACGGCCGCCCGTCAGGGCATCGACCGCCTCTGGAATGGTAGCCGAGCGGCCCGTTTGATCCAGGAGGCGCCCTGCTCTGTGCTTCTCGTCCCGTCGACCTACTGGCGGCGGTCGCCCATTCACCTCGACCGGATCGCTGTGGCGGTCAGCGCGGAGGAGCAGGGGGGCGCACCGCGTCGCTGGATCGATGACCGCATCGCCCGTGCGCAAACGCCGATCCAGGCCGTTGCTATCGATGCGTCCGAATCCGTGGTCGACGCCGCATGGGATGCACGAGCCGACCTGATCGTGGTAAGTGATGACCGCCTGCCTGGAGATACGCGATCGCCCGTGAATCCCGAGTTGGTCCAGGTTCTCGAGCAGACATACGTCCCGGTGCTTGTCCTGCGAGATCTTCCGGAGGGCCCAATCGAGCGAATTCTCGTCGCGGTAGACACCGGAGAGCTATGGTACGAGAAGTTTGGGTGGGCGAGACGGTTGCACGAGCGCTTCGGCACGAAGGTGACGGTCCTTCATGCCATCGATCTTTCGCTGCGAAGCAAGGTCCGCCGTACGCCCGGGGGCGAGTTCGTGACCGGTCTGTCGACGTGGATGAATGACGACATTGAGCGAACGGTGCTACCCGCGATGCGCGCCTGGTTGTGGGAGCGCGTGCGACTCGCCGGTCTACCGGAGGATGCGGTGGACGTGGAGGTGACCATGACCGACCCATGGTACGCGATCCCCACGTTCGCAGAGTCAATCGGGGCGGATCTCGTAGTGGCTGCTGCCCACAGTCGGCCGGGGCCGGACCCTGCGCCACTCAGTCCGATCACGCGCGCTGTTCTGATGGGCGGCACGTACTCGGTGCTCGCTGTCGTGGACCGTGAGCGCGCGGTCGCCCGCTCGTTGCGTGATCAGAAAAAGAGGACGGCAAAGGTCTGA
- a CDS encoding monovalent cation/H+ antiporter complex subunit F produces MITVAYLLIGCALLLVTGRLLYGPSLSDRIVALDMLSFIAVGLIAIYTVATKSAVMLDAAMVLALIAFLGTVAFARFVERIRPQKENATPATSTSLAPTRGARNDADHTRPRESTAR; encoded by the coding sequence ATGATTACCGTCGCATATCTGCTCATTGGCTGCGCGCTTCTGCTCGTCACCGGCCGACTTCTGTACGGTCCAAGTTTGTCCGATCGCATTGTCGCGCTCGACATGCTATCGTTCATCGCCGTGGGACTGATTGCCATCTACACCGTGGCAACCAAGTCGGCCGTGATGCTTGATGCAGCGATGGTTCTAGCTTTGATCGCATTCCTCGGTACGGTTGCCTTCGCACGGTTTGTGGAGCGAATCCGACCACAAAAAGAGAATGCGACACCGGCAACCAGCACGTCTCTAGCCCCGACGCGTGGGGCAAGAAACGACGCTGACCATACGCGGCCGCGCGAATCGACTGCACGATGA
- the mnhG gene encoding monovalent cation/H(+) antiporter subunit G has product MTALVSFCLIVGSAFVLVAAIGLVRLPDLLMRMHAATKAGTLGAGLLLTAVAVAVPGEGVAVKAIATIVFLVMTAPIASHVIARAAYYAGDVVLWENTFVDELAVFIRSDDSCRSGETEAEWGSPAPEEDVSVRPPSRRRGAPSF; this is encoded by the coding sequence ATGACTGCTCTTGTCTCATTTTGTCTGATTGTTGGGAGTGCATTCGTGCTCGTCGCAGCCATCGGGCTGGTTCGCCTGCCCGACTTGCTCATGCGCATGCATGCGGCGACCAAAGCAGGTACGCTTGGGGCCGGCCTTCTGCTTACAGCCGTTGCGGTGGCCGTGCCGGGCGAGGGCGTCGCGGTAAAGGCCATCGCGACCATCGTCTTTCTCGTGATGACAGCACCCATTGCTTCCCATGTCATCGCTCGGGCTGCCTATTACGCTGGCGACGTTGTTCTCTGGGAGAATACATTCGTGGATGAACTCGCTGTATTCATTCGGTCGGATGATAGCTGTCGTTCTGGTGAGACGGAGGCTGAATGGGGAAGTCCGGCCCCTGAAGAAGATGTGTCTGTAAGGCCACCCTCACGCAGAAGAGGCGCACCTTCTTTCTGA
- a CDS encoding putative monovalent cation/H+ antiporter subunit A: MIFAILITFLIAGCAPWIVSRTGRHAGWVLGLVPAALFVYFATWIPVIWEGGIGRVTVEWVPTLDIQFAFVVDGLSLLFALLIASLGTAILAYAGTYLEGDSDLGRFYAALIAFMASMLGLVLADDLIALFVFWELTSITSYLLIGYKHEKESARSAALQALLVTGGGGLALLAGVLLLSLMTGTTSISAILASGSVVSQHALYLPAFVLIAVGAFTKSAQLPFHFWLPNAMEAPTPVSAFLHSATMVKAGVYLLARLDPVLGGTPAWTWTLTLVGGATMLLGAISAVAHTDLKKVLAYSTITALGTLVVLIGLSYPSALKAAVVFLIVHSLYKSVLFLVAGAVDHETGTRDIREVSGLRGKMPYTFAAAVLAGLSMAGLPPLFGFVAKELTYKAKLGVEGMSWVLPSVAVVANALTVVAVAILVIGPFLGRARSPKAVHEAPVAMWLGPVILGAAGLLFGLAPGLLAGIVGPAVDAMAGEAVPIQLSLWYGLNTALVLSVITIVLGVIGAWQVETLRAGIRRLDGLRSFGPQAVYVWGMAALPRVAKWQTAFFEGGSLRTYLRSIVLTILFLVGGTYLWFGEGLVVPVPSLQPIELIVVGMTVIAAVAVTVVRSRLVAVTALGVVGIGVALLYVFVSAPDLAMTQFLVEILIVVLVLMLMYNLPDEPVLESVRSRVRDAAIAIGAGALVTTVLLAVNQVPISRHLSDFFGETAVPGGFGRNVVNVILVDFRALDTLGEVAVIAVAAIGVLVLLKMKGQLPVSIPSPQPSVVLQTGTRLLMSVLLLASLFLLWRGHNEPGGGFIGGLVGAAALVLYTIAYRAEGTQRILRVAPRILVGAGLAVALVSGLFAVVTGQPFLTGLWVSVGDSGALKLGTPLLFDIGVFITVVGVVLTMVLSLEALTTDGGEENSSFSAPGRSQANESTHEGSRSAPDRVPDVPIDSEELPMT; encoded by the coding sequence ATGATTTTCGCCATTCTGATTACATTTCTCATCGCAGGTTGCGCTCCGTGGATTGTCTCGCGAACGGGTCGCCACGCGGGCTGGGTGCTTGGCCTCGTTCCTGCAGCTCTTTTCGTTTATTTTGCGACGTGGATACCAGTCATCTGGGAGGGCGGTATCGGTCGCGTCACCGTGGAATGGGTACCGACGCTCGACATTCAGTTTGCATTCGTTGTCGACGGACTGAGCCTGCTGTTCGCCTTGCTCATCGCAAGTCTGGGCACGGCTATCCTCGCGTACGCTGGAACGTATCTGGAAGGGGATTCGGACCTCGGGCGGTTCTATGCGGCGTTGATAGCGTTTATGGCGTCGATGCTCGGGCTCGTCCTGGCAGATGACCTGATTGCTCTCTTCGTGTTCTGGGAGCTAACCAGCATTACGTCCTATCTGCTCATTGGCTACAAGCATGAGAAAGAGTCGGCTCGGTCCGCTGCGCTCCAGGCCCTTCTCGTGACGGGCGGCGGTGGCCTTGCGTTGCTGGCTGGCGTACTGCTCCTTTCTCTGATGACGGGAACGACATCCATCTCTGCGATTCTCGCCTCGGGGAGTGTCGTTTCTCAGCACGCCCTGTATCTACCGGCATTCGTGCTCATTGCAGTCGGCGCGTTTACGAAATCGGCCCAGCTGCCCTTTCACTTCTGGCTGCCGAATGCGATGGAGGCGCCGACGCCCGTTAGCGCGTTCCTGCACTCGGCGACGATGGTCAAAGCCGGTGTGTACTTGCTTGCTCGACTGGATCCCGTGCTCGGAGGAACGCCCGCATGGACCTGGACGCTGACACTTGTCGGGGGCGCGACGATGTTGCTCGGCGCGATTTCAGCCGTCGCACACACGGATTTGAAAAAGGTGCTGGCGTACTCGACCATCACAGCGCTCGGGACGCTCGTCGTGCTGATCGGCCTGAGCTACCCGTCGGCGTTGAAGGCGGCCGTGGTGTTTTTGATCGTTCACTCGCTGTACAAGAGCGTCCTCTTTCTGGTCGCCGGTGCCGTTGACCACGAGACGGGGACGCGGGACATCCGGGAGGTGAGCGGGCTTCGGGGTAAAATGCCGTACACGTTCGCTGCCGCGGTACTGGCCGGCCTCTCCATGGCCGGCTTGCCACCGCTCTTCGGGTTCGTTGCGAAGGAACTCACGTATAAGGCAAAGCTCGGCGTCGAGGGCATGAGCTGGGTGCTTCCATCTGTCGCTGTCGTGGCGAATGCACTAACGGTGGTCGCCGTAGCGATCCTCGTTATTGGGCCGTTTCTCGGTCGCGCACGGAGCCCGAAGGCCGTGCACGAAGCGCCAGTCGCGATGTGGTTGGGACCCGTTATCCTCGGAGCGGCAGGCCTTCTGTTTGGTCTGGCGCCGGGTCTGCTTGCGGGGATCGTCGGTCCGGCCGTCGATGCCATGGCCGGCGAAGCCGTGCCGATTCAGCTTTCGCTGTGGTATGGCCTGAATACGGCGCTCGTCTTGAGCGTGATCACGATCGTGCTCGGTGTCATCGGAGCCTGGCAAGTTGAGACGCTTCGTGCGGGCATTCGTCGGCTCGACGGCCTACGTTCGTTCGGACCGCAGGCTGTGTATGTATGGGGCATGGCGGCTCTTCCGCGGGTCGCCAAATGGCAAACAGCTTTCTTCGAGGGCGGAAGCCTGCGAACGTACCTGCGATCCATCGTCCTGACGATCCTCTTTCTGGTCGGCGGCACGTATCTCTGGTTCGGCGAGGGTCTGGTCGTGCCCGTGCCCTCACTGCAACCGATCGAGTTGATCGTCGTCGGGATGACTGTTATCGCCGCGGTTGCAGTGACGGTGGTTCGCTCTCGTCTCGTCGCCGTCACCGCCCTCGGTGTGGTCGGCATCGGCGTAGCTCTGCTCTACGTATTCGTCAGCGCGCCCGACCTTGCGATGACGCAGTTTCTCGTAGAGATCCTGATCGTCGTGCTCGTACTGATGTTGATGTACAATCTGCCGGATGAGCCGGTGCTCGAGTCCGTGCGAAGCCGAGTCCGCGATGCCGCGATCGCGATCGGGGCCGGAGCACTCGTGACCACCGTGCTGCTCGCCGTGAACCAGGTACCGATTAGCCGTCACCTGTCTGACTTCTTCGGTGAAACCGCCGTGCCCGGTGGTTTTGGGCGCAACGTCGTCAACGTCATTCTTGTGGACTTCCGAGCACTGGATACGCTGGGCGAAGTGGCCGTCATTGCCGTTGCCGCCATCGGCGTTCTGGTTCTTCTGAAGATGAAGGGGCAACTTCCAGTGAGCATTCCGTCGCCTCAGCCGTCCGTCGTATTGCAAACGGGTACACGCCTGTTGATGAGTGTGCTCCTGCTTGCGTCGCTGTTCTTGCTCTGGCGAGGGCACAACGAGCCAGGAGGAGGCTTCATCGGTGGGCTTGTCGGGGCCGCGGCCCTCGTATTGTACACGATTGCCTATCGAGCCGAAGGAACGCAGCGCATTCTCCGCGTTGCTCCGCGCATCCTCGTCGGTGCCGGGCTCGCGGTGGCGCTTGTGAGCGGCCTTTTCGCTGTCGTGACTGGACAACCGTTCCTCACGGGCCTCTGGGTGAGCGTCGGCGACTCCGGGGCGCTCAAGCTGGGAACACCGCTTCTGTTCGACATCGGTGTCTTTATTACGGTGGTCGGCGTGGTGCTGACGATGGTGCTTTCACTTGAGGCGTTGACGACGGACGGCGGAGAGGAGAATAGCTCGTTCTCTGCCCCCGGAAGGAGCCAGGCCAATGAATCGACACACGAGGGTTCACGATCGGCGCCCGACCGGGTGCCCGACGTACCGATCGATTCAGAAGAACTCCCCATGACGTGA
- a CDS encoding NADH-quinone oxidoreductase subunit K yields METTLAILVGILTAAGIYLLLRRSMLRMLFGLILISNAVNILILTAGGVRRGAPPLVEAGNVALGAGAANPLPQALILTAIVIGFGLIAFALVLVYRTYTALGTMDADIAAEKRGEAA; encoded by the coding sequence ATGGAAACCACACTCGCTATTTTGGTCGGCATACTGACGGCTGCAGGGATTTACCTCCTGTTGCGTCGCAGCATGCTCCGTATGCTGTTCGGGCTCATTTTGATATCCAATGCAGTCAATATTCTGATCTTGACGGCCGGAGGCGTGCGCCGAGGAGCACCGCCTCTCGTTGAGGCCGGGAACGTGGCGCTGGGGGCAGGGGCCGCGAATCCGCTTCCCCAGGCTCTGATTCTAACCGCGATCGTGATTGGCTTTGGTCTGATCGCATTCGCGCTCGTTCTGGTGTATCGGACGTATACCGCCCTCGGCACCATGGACGCCGATATCGCCGCTGAGAAACGTGGTGAGGCCGCTTAG